From the Takifugu flavidus isolate HTHZ2018 chromosome 12, ASM371156v2, whole genome shotgun sequence genome, one window contains:
- the LOC130535063 gene encoding SAM domain-containing protein SAMSN-1-like isoform X2: MLLQRQAGPADMNLFCFSLGGSTDSLYEAVQSCSAAPPVPSRSCSVALLLDDSTELQDPGRLLPTAPQKQVNKSNKKKRTHITKSASDNEALGTRKIKTRTEPKERTGTQQTRKRRKEKFTSHQGGNVEKSPGTENETSKTGDILGNLYCEPRTLSCVTIESNVSCRQATQSPGECDSYQGRFCGRARVHTDFDPSPYDTDSLKLKIGDIIDIISKPAMGIWTGVLNNKVGNFKFIYVDVLEEEEAPEVRQQKLCKGAPPQSLLELLQSLNLEDYASALLPEGCQTVQDLLNPQKKQLIELNIKDPEHRYRLLAAAEYFNTEGDNRDSKEHTASHNLQEEDSDCPRDSGCFISSECLDSKEETEQLTDSVYS, from the exons atgcttttg CAACGGCAGGCTGGACCAGCAGATATGAaccttttctgcttctccctg GGGGGCTCTACAGACAGCCTGTACGAGGcggtgcagagctgcagcgcGGCGCCGCCTGTTCCCAGCCGCTCCTGCAGCGTGGCCTTGCTGCTGGACGACAGCACCGAGCTGCAGGACCCGGGACGACTGCTGCCAACG GCGCCTCAGAAGCAGGTGAACAAGtccaacaaaaagaaaag aaCTCATATAACCAAATCAGCCTCGGACAATGAAGCTCTGG GCACCAGAAAGATTAAAACCAGGACGGAACCTAAAGAGCGGACAGGAACCCAACAgaccaggaagaggagaaaagaaaaattcaCCTCACACCAG GGTGGGAATGTGGAGAAAAGCCCCGGGACTGAGAACGAGACCTCAAAGACAGGCGACATCTTGGGAAATCTTTACTGTGAACCGAGGACCTTGA GTTGCGTGACGATTGAGTCCAATGTTTCCTGTCGGCAAGCAACTCAGAGCCCGGGGGAGTGCGATTCCTATCAGGGACGCTTTTGTGGCAGAGCTCGCGTCCATACAGACTTTGACCCCAGCCCGTATGACACAGATTCCCTTAAACTCAAG ATTGGTGACATCATCGACATCATCAGTAAGCCTGCGATGGGCATCTGGACAGGCGTGCTAAACAACAAAGTGGGCAACTTTAAGTTCATTTATGTCGACGtgttggaggaagaggaagcgccCGAGGTCAGACAACAGAAACTGTGCAAAGGAGCTCCTCCTCAGTCACTGCTGGAGTTACTGCAGAGCTTAAACCTTGAG GACTACGCCTCTGCCTTGTTGCCTGAGGGCTGCCAGACAGTGCAGGACCTGCTGAACCCACAGAAGAAACAGCTGATTGAGCTAAACATCAAAGACCCTGAGCACAGATACAGACTTCTTGCTGCAGCTGAATACTTCAACACAGAAG GTGATAACAGGGACTCAAAAGAGCACACAGCCTCTCACAATCTACAGGAGGAAGATAGTGATTGTCCCAGAGACTCGGGCTGCTTCATTTCATCTGAATGTTTGGATAGtaaggaggagacagagcagctcACTGACAGTGTATATTCCTGA
- the LOC130535063 gene encoding SAM domain-containing protein SAMSN-1-like isoform X3, which yields MNLFCFSLGGSTDSLYEAVQSCSAAPPVPSRSCSVALLLDDSTELQDPGRLLPTQAPQKQVNKSNKKKRTHITKSASDNEALGTRKIKTRTEPKERTGTQQTRKRRKEKFTSHQGGNVEKSPGTENETSKTGDILGNLYCEPRTLSCVTIESNVSCRQATQSPGECDSYQGRFCGRARVHTDFDPSPYDTDSLKLKIGDIIDIISKPAMGIWTGVLNNKVGNFKFIYVDVLEEEEAPEVRQQKLCKGAPPQSLLELLQSLNLEDYASALLPEGCQTVQDLLNPQKKQLIELNIKDPEHRYRLLAAAEYFNTEGDNRDSKEHTASHNLQEEDSDCPRDSGCFISSECLDSKEETEQLTDSVYS from the exons ATGAaccttttctgcttctccctg GGGGGCTCTACAGACAGCCTGTACGAGGcggtgcagagctgcagcgcGGCGCCGCCTGTTCCCAGCCGCTCCTGCAGCGTGGCCTTGCTGCTGGACGACAGCACCGAGCTGCAGGACCCGGGACGACTGCTGCCAACG CAGGCGCCTCAGAAGCAGGTGAACAAGtccaacaaaaagaaaag aaCTCATATAACCAAATCAGCCTCGGACAATGAAGCTCTGG GCACCAGAAAGATTAAAACCAGGACGGAACCTAAAGAGCGGACAGGAACCCAACAgaccaggaagaggagaaaagaaaaattcaCCTCACACCAG GGTGGGAATGTGGAGAAAAGCCCCGGGACTGAGAACGAGACCTCAAAGACAGGCGACATCTTGGGAAATCTTTACTGTGAACCGAGGACCTTGA GTTGCGTGACGATTGAGTCCAATGTTTCCTGTCGGCAAGCAACTCAGAGCCCGGGGGAGTGCGATTCCTATCAGGGACGCTTTTGTGGCAGAGCTCGCGTCCATACAGACTTTGACCCCAGCCCGTATGACACAGATTCCCTTAAACTCAAG ATTGGTGACATCATCGACATCATCAGTAAGCCTGCGATGGGCATCTGGACAGGCGTGCTAAACAACAAAGTGGGCAACTTTAAGTTCATTTATGTCGACGtgttggaggaagaggaagcgccCGAGGTCAGACAACAGAAACTGTGCAAAGGAGCTCCTCCTCAGTCACTGCTGGAGTTACTGCAGAGCTTAAACCTTGAG GACTACGCCTCTGCCTTGTTGCCTGAGGGCTGCCAGACAGTGCAGGACCTGCTGAACCCACAGAAGAAACAGCTGATTGAGCTAAACATCAAAGACCCTGAGCACAGATACAGACTTCTTGCTGCAGCTGAATACTTCAACACAGAAG GTGATAACAGGGACTCAAAAGAGCACACAGCCTCTCACAATCTACAGGAGGAAGATAGTGATTGTCCCAGAGACTCGGGCTGCTTCATTTCATCTGAATGTTTGGATAGtaaggaggagacagagcagctcACTGACAGTGTATATTCCTGA
- the LOC130535063 gene encoding SAM domain-containing protein SAMSN-1-like isoform X1, with translation MLLQRQAGPADMNLFCFSLGGSTDSLYEAVQSCSAAPPVPSRSCSVALLLDDSTELQDPGRLLPTQAPQKQVNKSNKKKRTHITKSASDNEALGTRKIKTRTEPKERTGTQQTRKRRKEKFTSHQGGNVEKSPGTENETSKTGDILGNLYCEPRTLSCVTIESNVSCRQATQSPGECDSYQGRFCGRARVHTDFDPSPYDTDSLKLKIGDIIDIISKPAMGIWTGVLNNKVGNFKFIYVDVLEEEEAPEVRQQKLCKGAPPQSLLELLQSLNLEDYASALLPEGCQTVQDLLNPQKKQLIELNIKDPEHRYRLLAAAEYFNTEGDNRDSKEHTASHNLQEEDSDCPRDSGCFISSECLDSKEETEQLTDSVYS, from the exons atgcttttg CAACGGCAGGCTGGACCAGCAGATATGAaccttttctgcttctccctg GGGGGCTCTACAGACAGCCTGTACGAGGcggtgcagagctgcagcgcGGCGCCGCCTGTTCCCAGCCGCTCCTGCAGCGTGGCCTTGCTGCTGGACGACAGCACCGAGCTGCAGGACCCGGGACGACTGCTGCCAACG CAGGCGCCTCAGAAGCAGGTGAACAAGtccaacaaaaagaaaag aaCTCATATAACCAAATCAGCCTCGGACAATGAAGCTCTGG GCACCAGAAAGATTAAAACCAGGACGGAACCTAAAGAGCGGACAGGAACCCAACAgaccaggaagaggagaaaagaaaaattcaCCTCACACCAG GGTGGGAATGTGGAGAAAAGCCCCGGGACTGAGAACGAGACCTCAAAGACAGGCGACATCTTGGGAAATCTTTACTGTGAACCGAGGACCTTGA GTTGCGTGACGATTGAGTCCAATGTTTCCTGTCGGCAAGCAACTCAGAGCCCGGGGGAGTGCGATTCCTATCAGGGACGCTTTTGTGGCAGAGCTCGCGTCCATACAGACTTTGACCCCAGCCCGTATGACACAGATTCCCTTAAACTCAAG ATTGGTGACATCATCGACATCATCAGTAAGCCTGCGATGGGCATCTGGACAGGCGTGCTAAACAACAAAGTGGGCAACTTTAAGTTCATTTATGTCGACGtgttggaggaagaggaagcgccCGAGGTCAGACAACAGAAACTGTGCAAAGGAGCTCCTCCTCAGTCACTGCTGGAGTTACTGCAGAGCTTAAACCTTGAG GACTACGCCTCTGCCTTGTTGCCTGAGGGCTGCCAGACAGTGCAGGACCTGCTGAACCCACAGAAGAAACAGCTGATTGAGCTAAACATCAAAGACCCTGAGCACAGATACAGACTTCTTGCTGCAGCTGAATACTTCAACACAGAAG GTGATAACAGGGACTCAAAAGAGCACACAGCCTCTCACAATCTACAGGAGGAAGATAGTGATTGTCCCAGAGACTCGGGCTGCTTCATTTCATCTGAATGTTTGGATAGtaaggaggagacagagcagctcACTGACAGTGTATATTCCTGA
- the hspa13 gene encoding heat shock 70 kDa protein 13 yields the protein MSGQMTMFGSAILALFLAGYLGQQYLPPPKPRVIGLDLGTTFCSVGVFHPGSGDVEVIADEEGRLSIPSCVSFTANAVLVGHEAAELSERNPQNTIYDAKRFIGKIFEPGLLEQESSRYPFKVINNNGSAEFLVSTNQTFTVTPEFIGSRLLLKMKKMAERQLNVPIKKAVISVPAEFDERQRNYTVKAAQLAGLEILRVINEPTAAAMAYGLHKIDVFNVLVVDLGGGTLDISLLNKQGGMFLTRAMAGNNKLGGQDFSQRLLQNTTEEVRQKFGIPPTLTEDIHHLRQAVESAKINLTFQPSVTIKVPLHLQADRSSGGEGSSATSVLFQTVITRQVFEEINEDLFQKILTPVETVLAEGHLEKGDVDEIVLVGGSTRIPRIRRLISEYFGKEPNTSIDPDLAVVTGVAIQAGIMGGSWPLQVSAIEIPNRHLRKTNHR from the exons ATGTCGGGGCAAATGACAATGTTTG GTTCTGCTATCCTGGCCTTGTTTCTGGCTGGCTACCTAGGGCAGCAGTACCTGCCCCCTCCGAAACCAAGAGTAATCGGTTTGGACCTGGGCACCACCTTCTGTTCTGTCGGTGTCTTCCACCCTGGCAGCGGGGATGTGGAGGTGATCGCAGACGAAGAAGGCAGGCTGAGCATCCCGAGCTGCGTCTCATTCACGGCCAATGCGGTGCTGGTTGGCCACGAAGCCGCCGAACTGTCCGAAAGAAACCCACAGAACACCATTTACGATGCCAAGCGGTTCATCGGGAAGATCTTTGAGCCGGGGCTCCTGGAGCAGGAGAGTTCGCGATACCCCTTCAAG GTGATCAACAACAATGGAAGTGCAGAGTTCCTTGTCTCCACTAATCAGACCTTTACGGTGACCCCCGAGTTCATCGGCTCCAGACTGCtgctgaagatgaagaagatggcCGAGCGACAGCTGAACGTGCCCATAAAGAAAGCAGTAATATCGGTGCCTGCAGAATTTGATGAACGTCAGAGGAACTACACAGTCAAAGCTGCTCAACTGGCTG GCCTGGAGATCTTGCGGGTTATCAACGAGCCCACGGCTGCAGCCATGGCTTACGGACTACACAAGAtagatgtttttaatgtgctggTGGTTGATCTTGGAGGAGGAACTCTGGACATTTCACTGCTCAACAAACAGGGGGGCATGTTCCTCACCAGAGCCATGGCAG GAAATAACAAGCTGGGGGGTCAAGACTTCAGCCAGAGATTACTGCAGAACACTACAGAGGAAGTTCGGCAGAAGTTTGGGATCCCGCCCACCCTCACTGAGGACATTCACCATCTCAGGCAGGCTGTGGAATCAGCCAAGATCAACCTCACCTTCCAGCCCAGTGTCACTATCAAGGTGCCGCTGCACCTTCAGGCGGACCGCAGCTCTGGCGGTGAAGGCTCTAGCGCCACGTCGGTCCTCTTCCAGACTGTGATCACGCGACAGGTGTTTGAGGAGATCAACGAGGACCTTTTCCAGAAAATTCTGACTCCGGTGGAGACGGTTTTAGCAGAGGGCCACCTGGAGAAAGGCGACGTGGATGAGATTGTACTTGTTGGAGGTTCCACAAGGATCCCTCGGATCAGAAGGCTGATCAGCGAGTACTTTGGGAAGGAACCCAACACATCCATCGACCCTGACCTGGCTGTGGTCACTGGTGTGGCCATTCAGGCTGGTATCATGGGGGGCTCCTGGCCCTTACAAGTGAGCGCCATTGAAATCCCCAATAGGCACTTACGAAAGACGAACCACAGATAA